The sequence GCCTTCACCCGCATGACGGGCGACCTGGTGAAGGCCATCCGCGGTTGCCCCCAGCCCATCATCGCCGCCATCGACGGGGCCTGCGTGGGTGCGGGCGCCATCCTGGCGATGGCGAGCGACCTTCGCATCGGCACGGCGCGGAGCAAGGTGGCATTCCTCTTCACCCGCGTGGGCCTCAGCGGCGCCGACATGGGCGCGTGCGCCATGCTGCCGCGCATCATCGGGCAGGGGCGGGCGAGCGAGCTGCTGTACACGGGCCGCTCGATGAGTGGCGACGAGGCGGAGCGCTGGGGTTTCTACAACCGCGTCGTGATGCCCGGCGACCTGATGGACGAGGCGCGCGCCCTGGCCCAGTCGCTGGCCGCGGGCCCCACCTTTTCTCACGGGATGACGAAGCGCTGCCTGCACCAGGAGTGGTCGATGGGCGTGGACGAGGCGATCGAGGCCGAGGCGCAGGCGCAGGCCATCTGCATGCAGACGGAAGACTTCGCCCGCGCCTTCCGCGCGTTCGCGGCGAAGGAGCGGCCGGTGTTCCAGGGGAACTAACCGGCGAGTGCGTGAGTGCGTGAGCAGCAAGAAAATGGAGGGGTCGGTGCGCTGCGGATCAAGCGGTGCGTGGCCCCCGGCGCCCCCCATCCCCAACCCTTCCCCCGCAAACTGCGCGGGGGAAGGGAGCCAGTGCCGTGTGGACGGGTAGTGCCGATGATATAGACAACGCGGCTGAACGACGGGAGGCGCAGATGGGGGATGCTTGGCCGAAACGGCCGTGGATGCGCGGGCGGACGCGTCAGATCCTGGAGGCCTCTCGTGCCCTGCGCGCGGATACTACGTACGCGGAAGGTGTGCTCTGGCAGGCTCTGCGCGGCGAAAGCGTTCCTGGCCTACGATTCCGGCGGCAGCACGCCATCGGGCGCGTAATCTTGGACTTCTACTGCCCAGCCGTGCGACTCGCGATCGAGGTGGATGGTGGCGTGCATGACGACGAAGCCCAAGCGGATCGGGATGGCGCTCGCACGGAAGCACTCGCCCATCTGGGAATCCGCGTGATCCGCTTTCGCAACGGGGAAATCGTCCAGCAACTGCCATCCGTGCTCGGCCGAATTCGGCAAACTGCAGCCGAGCAGCCCAGGGAGAAATCAGGCACCACGCCAGGCGCACCACACTAGCTCCCTTCCCCCGCGCAGTTTGCGGGGGAAGGGTTGGGGATGGGGGGCGGCCTGCGTCGCACCGGGCCTGCCTGCCCGCACCCGATCTTTTCTTTTGCCTTTTCGCCCCGTCATGCCCGATCGCACCTTCCTCTCCTGGCCGTTCTTCTCCGAGGAGCACCGCGCGCTCGCCGCGGAGCTGGAGGTGTTCGTGCGCCAGGAAGTGGCGTCGCTGCCGCACGTGGAGACCAGCGTGGACGCCGCCTGCCGCGCGCTCGTCCGCGTGTTGGGCGAGGGCGGCTGGCTGATGCACGCCGTCACCGCCCCGCATGGCGGCGCGCGCGAGCGGCTGGACGTTCGCACGCTCTGCCTGGTGCGCGAAACGCTCGCCCGCGCATGGGGGCTGGCGGACTTCGCGTTCGCCATGCAGGGGCTCGGCACCGGCCCCATCACCCTTTTTGGGTCGGACGCGTTGCGCGAGCGCTACCTGCCCCTGGTCGCCTCCGGCGAGCGGATCGCCGCGTTCGCCCTTTCCGAGCCGGACGCGGGGAGCGACGTGGCCGCGATGAGGACCACGGCGCGGCGGGTGGACGGGGGGTTCGTGATCGACGGCGTGAAGACGTGGATCAGCAACGCGGGGATCGCCGACCACTACGTCGTGTTCTGCCGCTATCCCGAGGCCGGCGAACGCGGCTACGCGGCCTTCGTCGTGGACGCCGACAACCCCGGGCTGCGCGTGGCCGAGCGCATCGACGTCATCGCGCCCCATCCGCTGGGCCGCATCGAGCTCACCGAGTGCCGGGTGAGTGCGGACGCGCTCGTCGGAGAGGCAGGCGCGGGGATGCGGGTGGCGCTGGGCACGCTGGACGTCTTTCGCCCCACGGTGGGCGCGGCCGCGCTGGGCTTCGCGCGGCGCGCGCTGGACGAGGCGCTGGGGTGGACGCGCGAGCGGCAGGCGTTCGGCAAGGCGCTCAACGAGTTCCAGCTGATCCAGGCGTTGCTCGGCGAGATGGCGCTGGAGGTGGATGCCAGCGCCCTCCTGGTCTACCGCGCAGCGTGGGCGCGCGACTCCGGCGCGGAGCGCATCACCCGCGAGGCGGCCATGGCCAAGCTGTACGCCACCGAGGCCGCCCAGCGCGTGATCGACACCGCCGTGCAGATCTTCGGCGGGCGCGGCGTGGTCAGCGGCGCGCCGGTGGAAACGCTGTACCGAGAGATTCGCGCGCTGCGCATCTACGAAGGCACCAGCGAAATCCAGAAGCTGGTGATCGCCGGCCAGTTGCTGAAGGACGAGGCGGCACGGTCCATTTGAGCGAGGCACGGTCCGCCGATTGCGCGTGATCGGCGTCCGGCATCCGCAGTCCCACTCCATCCCCGGATGGCGA is a genomic window of Longimicrobium sp. containing:
- a CDS encoding acyl-CoA dehydrogenase family protein — encoded protein: MPDRTFLSWPFFSEEHRALAAELEVFVRQEVASLPHVETSVDAACRALVRVLGEGGWLMHAVTAPHGGARERLDVRTLCLVRETLARAWGLADFAFAMQGLGTGPITLFGSDALRERYLPLVASGERIAAFALSEPDAGSDVAAMRTTARRVDGGFVIDGVKTWISNAGIADHYVVFCRYPEAGERGYAAFVVDADNPGLRVAERIDVIAPHPLGRIELTECRVSADALVGEAGAGMRVALGTLDVFRPTVGAAALGFARRALDEALGWTRERQAFGKALNEFQLIQALLGEMALEVDASALLVYRAAWARDSGAERITREAAMAKLYATEAAQRVIDTAVQIFGGRGVVSGAPVETLYREIRALRIYEGTSEIQKLVIAGQLLKDEAARSI
- a CDS encoding enoyl-CoA hydratase-related protein, encoding AFTRMTGDLVKAIRGCPQPIIAAIDGACVGAGAILAMASDLRIGTARSKVAFLFTRVGLSGADMGACAMLPRIIGQGRASELLYTGRSMSGDEAERWGFYNRVVMPGDLMDEARALAQSLAAGPTFSHGMTKRCLHQEWSMGVDEAIEAEAQAQAICMQTEDFARAFRAFAAKERPVFQGN
- a CDS encoding endonuclease domain-containing protein encodes the protein MRGRTRQILEASRALRADTTYAEGVLWQALRGESVPGLRFRRQHAIGRVILDFYCPAVRLAIEVDGGVHDDEAQADRDGARTEALAHLGIRVIRFRNGEIVQQLPSVLGRIRQTAAEQPREKSGTTPGAPH